The region TTCTAGACAACAATAAAGAGAAAGCGATGTTCTCTCAGATGTATACTGTTGGCTAAACCTTTTCTGATTTTACTTAGCAAATCCCATAAAAGTAACTCATATTTAGCTTATTCTCATTATTTAGGTTTATTCCAAGCTTTTATGTACTCGATCACCTGACTGCCTGTACGTGTATGTTGGGTATGTATATCCTAGAGAGCACAGATGTAAAATACAGGTCTTTTTCAAGATGCCAGTTTGTGGGGTTGACTCCCCAGAAAAGTCTAGTTTGGGTACTTTCTAGTCTGTTGTTGAAATAATAAAGATTAGAGACCTCTTACTTAGAGTTGCCTACAGCAACAGCACTAGTATATTAGCAACGTGCACTTTCTTCATATGTAGACCTCAAAAAGTTCCAGGCAGTTGTTTGTCCTTTGAGCTTCTGGTCGATAGATTGGTAAAATAATTCAGACTATATGTCCAAGACAAGATTTATTGAAAAAGTATTCTGACTGGCTTgtactttaagatttatttttatctagttgtatcttcatatgtgtgtgaatatatctatattatatatgcacacatatatttatatcatatatgtgcAGGGGctggtggaagccagaagaggttgtctAGATGTAGGTGTTGGTAACTGAGCTCtgagggtcctctggaagagcaggaagtgccatctctccagccccatagctTGCACTCTAAGAATGTTTTACTAGGGTTGTCATTCAGTGAAGGTATCCTAAACCACTGGTAGtgatacaaaaataatttatttttaattttttataggattatttgttttatgtatacaagtacactgtagctgtcttcagacacaccaaaggagggcatcagatcccattacagattgttgggagctaccatgtggttgctggaattgaactcagaacctctggaagagcagtcagtgctcttaactgctgagccatctttccagccccacaaaagttaattttaatgttttacatttaataatttttgtCAGTCCCTCAAGAATACTGTTTCTCTGTTCTGCCAATATAAAAAGTCTCAAGTGCATCTTTGCATCtttttctatgaaaataaaactggaaacagGTTCCTTTTCCAACTTGGACCTAAGGAAAGAACAAATTTTGTATTATTGCTGGTGAATGAATGAGTCTTCCAGTGTTTGTTAAATGAGTGAGTTCTTGTTCAGCTAGCAAACCAAGGGGATCCTTGAAAGGGGAGTACAGGAGTTTTCGAATACCTAGTATTTTCAGATTCTTAATCTCTGTATTGTGACTTTCTGCAAGGCCAGCTAGCTAGCCTTTTGTGAAAGTTCAATATTTCTTCCAAAAAATCTGAAGAACTTTCTGTTTGTGGGTATTTATGAAGGAACAGGGTGTGGTTTATGAGAAAGACACCAGGCTTCCAAGTCATAGTGGTGATTGGTTTTTCTACCGTGTAGCTGTTTGATTTCATTCTGACCAGCCTCAGAGGACTTCATTCACATGCTTAAATTACAGGGGATGGCGAGAGTTCACTGAGACAGTGTCCCAGTGTTTCAGAAGGCTGTAAAAGTGAAAGGTGTTACTTGGTCTTGAAGACCCTTAAGATTCAATCAGCACAGAAGCCTCTTCTCACTGGGACTAATGTGTGTGCTTAGTTTTCTATGTTCTTGGTGGCTTTGTAAATACTACTCTCTGAGTCTGGATATACCTTCTCTAAAGGGCCAACTCTTCATGTCTCCCCTGTTTctctgtggtatgtgtatattacttttttttaaagatatgttttaatttatgcatgtgagtgtttgcctgtatgtatgtgcaccacatttgCACCTgatccctgtggaggtcagaagagaataaCAGATACCCAGGAACTGCAGTTAGAGACCGTAGTGAGCTGCCATGCTTGGAATCGATCCTaggttttctgaaagagcagtaggtgctcttCTCAGCTAAGTTGTTTCTTCAGCccctgcatttttgtttgtttgttttttttgagacagggtttaaaaaaagaaaaaaacaaaaacaaaaacaaaccgtGGCTGTCCTGATGGTTAATTTGTAGGTcgcactggccttgaactcagagatcagctgcttctgtttcccaagtgctgggattaaaggtgtgtgatacaAACTGCCTAACTTGCCCTTGCACTTTTTTCTTTTGCCAGGTGCCCACCACACTGCCCATGATACCCTCAGGAGTTCTCTTACATCATGTTGTCAGTGCCTTGATGGACACCTCATTAATTCTCGAAGACATTTCAATGCTAGGGCAAAGTAGATGTTTAATAAATACCTGTTGAGGGAAgttataaaaactaaagaaaccacaaaaacaaagccTGTGCAGGGCCAACAACAGTAGCGCATCAAGTCTGTTAAGAATACAAAATCGTTATATCTTGGTTTTAGCTGTTTTAAAATTGGAAGCTTTTcatacctaatttttttttctgtatctaggAGGTACAGACTTGCTCTATAATGCCCCCCAATAGGATAATGTTGAGGAATCAGCAGAGTTTCAGTTCTCAGCTGATCTATGAACTAGCTACTTGATCTAAGGAAATTGTCTTTCACCTAATTTTATCTCTGATCAAGACTAGAATGCAGTACTCTGGTATGACTGATTAGAGGATATTTAAAAAGACAACACTGAAAATACAAAAGCTTGTGagttgcttttttatttaaagtctGTTAGAATCTTGGCTCTGAATTGAAGACACTGAGCTATTGTCATCTAGCTTTCGGTACATTCCTGAGAAGAAAGTACCTGCTTGCTTGAGAGAAGAGGGGTGGGTTATCAGAAGTTGAATGTTGATGTCCGGCTTGCTTCATCTACATGGCCACTTACTAGTGTAGGTGTTCAGAATCTTAAAGTCATTCCTCTATGGACAGGCCTGCTACAGGAAGTTGTTCATTTTTCTGTGTGGCTAGTGTTACTGTAATACAGATTTTAAGTCAAACTGTGCTTAAGTATTCCAATAACATGGTGCATAAAAACCACTCAAGGTCTTATTTCCTGTATTTGAGCCTCTGACTCTGTATTAGATGATGGATGCAGTATATGGAGCCCTAGGAGTGCATAAGGCAAGCCTTAGAGTACAGGGGACAAGCTGCATCTTTTCTAGCTATTGTTTAAAAGGATGTGAGGTCTCCACTCTGCCAGGCCTGATGTCACTCCTCATCCGAGCCACTCAAAAGGGTTGACTGGTAAGTGTGATCAGACTGTAGCTTCTGAATCCCAATGATTTCTCCTTCTGCATGTCTCTTCACCCGAGTCAGAAAGCTGTAGTAGACATACCATAAGAACCATTAGATTAGCCATGGAAGTCTTCCATTCAATAACTCCAGGATGTAAAGAATGGCAGAGCCTTTTTTTAGGTGTCTATTAAACAGTGATACAAAGACTATATATCTGGCTTCTCAGAGTTTTGTTCACAGTAGAAAGAAGGATTAAGTAGTAACCCAAATAAATATTCTTGAGACTAGATTCAGGCCTCTTGACATCTAGCTGTTTTACAGACCAGAAAGAAGAGCTAGAAgaaactcccccccccctttttttggtgggggttcTTTCTGGATGAAGTATATCTGCTTTGGGTGTAGGGAAATAAGgacaggtgggggtggggtgggaggctggggcagcTTCCACAGAAACAGACTTTTATAATAACACGTGCCAGATTTCAGCGTAGCTTTCCCTTTACTAGTTGGTTACTTTTATTGTATACATTAATCTTACCTGCTAAAGTCCCATGTCTTTCTGAGCTGCTGATAGCAAGCACAACAACTGTAGATACTTTGAGCTCTGTCTCTTATGCTCTGTGTGACCTTCCTAAccatctcttccctctctcttctcttgacaACAAGTTCTCTTACAgttctttaaaaatctcttttctcCAACCGGCCCCTCTTCCCACCCTCTCATCTCCTGAAAAAGGATTCTTAGTCACCTTAAAGATTGGGTGAACTGTACCTTCTTCAGCTCCCAAGTTGAAAGCTCTCTTTCCTGGGGCTGGGGAgcttgctcagtggttaagagcactgatgctcttcagaggacctgggtaaaCTTATTTAGCCTTTTGAGGCCTTGCTTCCCCATTTGTTAAAACCATCACCGCCAACAAAACTGTACATAGTACAGTGATGAGGGTCAGAGAGGTCAACAAGTGTCTTAAATGTTCTGTGCTGCCTGGGACAGTAAGGAAGTGTGGGGGGTGGTCGGGGGCGGGGGTGTCAATAGTTCTTACATCTCTATTGTGCTTGGAGCTATTTAGAAAGCACTTTTTGCCCTGGTACAATTTTgatgttgggggctggagagatggctcagtggttaagagcactgattgctcttccagaggtcctgagttcaattcccagcaaccacatggtggctcacaaccatctgtaatgagatctgattccctcttctggtatgtctgaagacagcaacaatgtactcacatacataaaataaatgagtcattaaaaaaaacaaaaaaaacattttgatgtCTGTATATTTAGGAAGTAAGCAAAACAAGTCAGGAAATAGGTGATGGGATCACTAAACTAGTGACAGTAAGGACTTTAGCCCAGACTGGTTTCTGCTTTGAGGATTTCCCTGTCATTCACTAGCTTAGAATCTTTTAGACCTGCACTTGAAACAGGTTTGCTATGACCCAATCAGGCAGTTTAATTTAGCCTTAGAGTCACTGGCAAGTAAGACTTGTGGTAACTTCCCTACAAATGAAGAGTACTCTGTGCAGTTTGGCAAGACGGTGGTCATTAAGTAAtgggagttacccaccttaggggactaggtagggagagagaacttgcACAAAATGTGTTTCAGACATACCAATAAACAAGGGAGTAGTTGACGGCCGTGATGCAAATAGCGACAAAATAGTGCCAGCAGAAGCACATAGTGATGAACATGATGTTGCCCATGTCCTGCTGGTCCCATTCTGGCGTTCCAAATGGCGGGTACAGGACAAATCCAATCTGGAGGAATAGAGGAAGATTTTTTCTGGTAGGTTGTCTTCATGGCCAGCAGTATGTTGTGCACTGTCTCACAGTTCCTACAATTCAGTTATGCCTATTCACACTGGAAAGTCACTCTCGGTTAAGTTTGGTTGTTGTATAGGCTGATTTAAAATTAGCTAAACTTGAGGACTTCCATTTCATATGAGTAGTTTCGTAAATACAGGTATACAGTATCTGCAAACTGTTAATGGAGAAAAGTTTCGTAGGTCAAGGAGTGGTGTGGGGATAAAATGGTCATCCAGACAGGCAATACTGCTGTTCCAGACAGACTTTTCCCCCACCTCCCCCGGAAGTATTTGCTGCATTTTCAGGCAACAAGCCACTTTCAGGATTTCTCTTGGACATCGCCAAGGGGCTTTTCAACCCACACCATATTGAGTGTGGATAATCACCTGCCAGAACCAGGTTCCCTGCAAAATAAGGAGAGTGGTTCGGAAAAGCTCCAGCACAATATTATCCCGAAAGATAACCTCCAGAGAGATACTGATAGTCGCTCCAAACAAACCGAACAGCAGCAGTGAGTGGATGTGCTGGTCCAGTGGAGGTCGGTGGTGAAcgtggaaatagaagagaaaacctGCATGAACCAATGACAGCCATCAGAAACTTGCTTAAGAACATTCACTCTGGCCCTTCCCgatcactggatttttttttccccctttatttGTCTCAAATGGATTTAAGATTCTTCAGCATTTTGCTGCCATGCCATCATTGGCAGCAAGCACTTGCAGACTGTTGGTTTTATGGGTCTGTTGAGAATATAAAAGAATGTGTCTGTCTGCAGAGTCCACTGAAAGGAAAGACAGGGCAGGTGTAGTATTTTAGTCATGGTGCTGGTTTGTGAGAAGTTGAATGAGtgaacatgcatgcacgcacgcgcacacacacacattttcaggtGGGACCTCAAGATTTCTTGCCTTCATTATGGACCATGCTATCCAGACCACCCAGAGCATAGGACCCAACCCTGTTTAGGCTTTGAAAGTCTTGAGAATTGATTTTCTGAGGAAGTCTATATGTTAGTGTTTCTTGTCTTTTAAGTTTTGATCTCTTGTGAGGTCAACTTTTCTATCTTTCCATTTCTCCAGCCAAGTTACCTTCAATGAATACGGCCATAGCCAAAACCACTCTGTCTAACCCCAGGGGCACGATATTGGAGTAAAGGTAGGTGAGCATGTCGATGATTCCTGAGACACCAAAGAAGAGGTACATAGTACTATGCTGCCAGTTCATCAGCTTcgtccattcattttcattgtaGAGGTGCAGGTGAGGTCCATCTGGAACAAACTGCTCTGCCAGGATGCCTGCCAGGAAGTGAAAATGAAACCTGAGGTGGGAGAGGTGATGACAATGGCAAACATGAGATAGCCTAGAAATAGGGACCAGGTCCAGGGATGAATGACAGCTGCCTGCAGGTCAGCGGACCAACTTGAAAACTACTTCCGTacagaattttttctttgaagtGTATGGAAACAGCTGTCCCTCGGTGCTCCTTTAGGGGCCGAGGATGGGGCAGaagccatgatgaaaatggaacATACTGGTCTCCAGGGACTCT is a window of Arvicanthis niloticus isolate mArvNil1 chromosome 26, mArvNil1.pat.X, whole genome shotgun sequence DNA encoding:
- the Tmem45b gene encoding transmembrane protein 45B, whose translation is MANFKGHALPGSFFLIFGLWWSVKYPLKYFHQKGLKKNRLSYQQQRIEIIEGAMKTLFAIIGILAEQFVPDGPHLHLYNENEWTKLMNWQHSTMYLFFGVSGIIDMLTYLYSNIVPLGLDRVVLAMAVFIEGFLFYFHVHHRPPLDQHIHSLLLFGLFGATISISLEVIFRDNIVLELFRTTLLILQGTWFWQIGFVLYPPFGTPEWDQQDMGNIMFITMCFCWHYFVAICITAVNYSLVYCFLTRVKRHAEGEIIGIQKLQSDHTYQSTLLSGSDEE